Proteins encoded together in one Acidimicrobiales bacterium window:
- the tkt gene encoding transketolase gives MSADPLLEQRAINVIRGLAMDAPQAAKNGHPGTAMALAPLAHVLWTRTMRYDPSAPHWPDRDRFVLSAGHASILLYSMLYLTGYGLTLDDIKAFRQWGSLTPGHPEAGHTAGVEVTTGPLGQGVANAVGMGVAERWLRAKFSPDLVDHHTYVICSDGDLMEGISHEAASLAGHLGLGRLVYVYDDNHITIDGNTELTYTDDVAQRFTSYGWHVEQLGEIANDCDGLEAGLARGRAVDDKPSLLILRSHIGYPSPTYTDTADAHGNPLGDEEIARTKEILGLPPEQTFFVPEEVLDLYREAGARGRAAREDWEKRLAGWTGDRSVWDACQAQSGLQGWDAQLPTWEAGESVPTRAASNKCLNALADVVPGLIGGGADLTGNTGTAFAHSGQQTADNPEGRQIYFGIREHGMGGVLNGMSLHGGVLPFGGTFFVFSDYMRPSVRLAALSHAKVVYSWSHDSVGLGQDGPTHQPIEHLAAVRAIPGLRVIRPADANEVAAAWRIAVAAQGPTALILTRQAVPVLEGTAGAPVDRGAYVMSPADSPAVVLVGTGSEVSVCVDAARLLRDGGVAAQVVSMPSWELFAAQPDDYQDSVLPPDVPTLAVEAGSSFGWDRWVDDSVSIDRFGASAPGDIALANFGYTPDNVAQRARQLISDLSEETS, from the coding sequence ATGAGCGCCGACCCCCTCCTCGAGCAGCGTGCCATCAACGTCATCCGCGGCCTCGCCATGGACGCCCCCCAAGCGGCGAAGAACGGCCACCCCGGCACGGCGATGGCCCTCGCCCCGCTGGCCCACGTCCTGTGGACCCGCACCATGCGCTACGACCCCAGCGCACCCCACTGGCCCGACCGCGACCGCTTCGTCCTGTCGGCCGGCCACGCGTCGATCCTCCTCTACTCCATGCTGTACCTCACCGGGTACGGCCTGACGCTCGACGACATCAAGGCGTTCCGGCAGTGGGGCTCGCTCACGCCGGGCCACCCGGAGGCGGGGCACACCGCCGGCGTCGAGGTCACCACCGGTCCGCTGGGCCAGGGCGTCGCCAACGCCGTCGGGATGGGCGTGGCCGAGCGCTGGCTGCGGGCGAAGTTCAGTCCCGACCTGGTCGACCACCACACCTACGTGATCTGCAGCGACGGCGACCTGATGGAGGGCATCAGCCACGAGGCCGCGTCGCTGGCCGGGCACCTGGGCCTGGGCCGCCTGGTCTACGTCTACGACGACAACCACATCACGATCGACGGCAACACCGAGCTCACCTACACCGACGACGTGGCCCAGCGGTTCACGAGCTACGGCTGGCACGTCGAGCAGCTGGGCGAGATCGCCAACGACTGCGACGGCCTCGAGGCGGGGCTGGCCCGGGGCAGGGCGGTCGACGACAAGCCGTCGCTGCTGATCCTGCGCAGCCACATCGGCTACCCGTCGCCCACCTACACCGACACGGCCGACGCCCACGGCAACCCGCTGGGAGACGAGGAGATCGCCCGCACCAAGGAGATCCTGGGCCTGCCGCCCGAGCAGACCTTCTTCGTGCCCGAGGAGGTGCTCGACCTCTACCGCGAGGCCGGCGCCCGGGGCCGCGCCGCCCGCGAGGACTGGGAGAAGCGCCTCGCCGGCTGGACCGGCGACCGCTCGGTGTGGGACGCCTGCCAGGCGCAGTCGGGCCTGCAGGGCTGGGACGCGCAGCTCCCCACCTGGGAGGCGGGCGAGTCGGTGCCCACCCGCGCCGCGTCGAACAAGTGCCTGAACGCGCTGGCCGACGTGGTGCCCGGGCTGATCGGCGGCGGCGCCGACCTCACCGGCAACACCGGCACCGCCTTCGCCCACAGCGGCCAGCAGACGGCCGACAACCCCGAGGGCCGCCAGATCTACTTCGGCATCCGCGAGCACGGCATGGGCGGCGTGCTCAACGGCATGTCGCTGCATGGCGGCGTGCTGCCGTTCGGGGGCACGTTCTTCGTGTTCAGCGACTACATGCGCCCGTCGGTGCGGCTGGCGGCGCTGTCGCACGCCAAGGTCGTCTACTCCTGGAGCCACGACTCGGTGGGCCTCGGCCAGGACGGGCCGACCCACCAGCCGATCGAGCACCTGGCGGCCGTGCGGGCCATCCCCGGCCTGCGGGTGATCCGCCCGGCCGACGCCAACGAGGTCGCGGCCGCCTGGCGCATCGCGGTGGCGGCGCAGGGCCCGACGGCGCTGATCCTCACCCGCCAGGCCGTCCCCGTGCTGGAGGGCACCGCGGGTGCGCCGGTCGACCGGGGCGCCTACGTCATGTCCCCCGCCGACAGCCCCGCGGTCGTGCTGGTGGGCACCGGCAGCGAGGTGTCGGTGTGCGTCGACGCGGCCCGGCTGCTGCGCGACGGCGGTGTCGCCGCGCAGGTGGTGTCGATGCCGAGCTGGGAGCTGTTCGCGGCCCAGCCCGACGACTACCAGGACTCGGTGCTGCCTCCCGACGTGCCCACGCTGGCGGTCGAGGCGGGGTCGAGCTTCGGCTGGGACCGCTGGGTCGACGACAGCGTGAGCATCGACCGCTTCGGTGCGTCCGCCCCCGGCGACATCGCCCTGGCCAACTTCGGGTACACCCCCGACAACGTGGCCCAGCGAGCCCGCCAACTCATCTCCGATCTCTCCGAGGAGACATCATGA
- a CDS encoding FIST N-terminal domain-containing protein produces MSYAAAISRHPASADATAEVVGQVLDAGGHGADLAVLFCSGEHVDAFADVVGTVQALAGPKRLVGITAGGVVGRTEEVENEPALSLWTAHLGYVPEPVRLTAASTTAGIALQGLPQGTGHQTALLLADPFSLPVPDLLDVVAVADNPLPVIGGLASAGMAPGQNRLVLDGEIFTEGAVGVLLDGVETVVSQGCRPIGSPMIVTSADGNLVVELAGQSAIEQLEQLLGKLTPEDRELLASGGLHLGVVADEHQLAFQRGDFLVRNVVGADRERGALAVGATLEIGTTVQFHLRDAASADEDLRALLAGHDADAALLFTCNGRGRRLFGTPDHDAQLVAEHTSTRAVAGMFCAGEIGPIGGRSFLHSFTASVLLFPTA; encoded by the coding sequence ATGTCCTACGCCGCCGCCATCTCCCGCCACCCCGCCTCCGCCGACGCGACCGCCGAGGTCGTCGGCCAGGTGCTGGACGCGGGCGGCCACGGCGCCGACCTGGCCGTGCTGTTCTGCTCGGGCGAGCACGTGGACGCGTTCGCCGACGTCGTCGGCACCGTGCAGGCGCTGGCCGGCCCGAAGCGGCTCGTCGGCATCACCGCCGGCGGGGTCGTCGGCCGCACCGAGGAGGTGGAGAACGAGCCGGCGCTCAGCCTCTGGACCGCGCACCTCGGCTACGTCCCCGAACCCGTCCGGCTCACGGCCGCCAGCACCACCGCCGGCATCGCCCTCCAGGGCCTGCCGCAGGGCACCGGCCACCAGACCGCGCTCCTGCTGGCCGACCCCTTCTCCCTACCGGTGCCCGACCTGCTCGACGTGGTCGCCGTCGCCGACAACCCCCTGCCGGTGATCGGCGGCCTGGCGTCGGCCGGGATGGCACCGGGCCAGAACCGCCTCGTCCTCGACGGCGAGATCTTCACCGAGGGCGCCGTCGGCGTGCTGCTCGACGGGGTCGAGACGGTGGTCTCGCAGGGCTGCCGGCCGATCGGCAGCCCGATGATCGTCACCAGCGCCGACGGCAACCTGGTGGTCGAGCTGGCCGGCCAGAGCGCCATCGAGCAGCTGGAGCAGCTGCTGGGGAAGCTCACCCCGGAGGACCGGGAGCTGCTCGCCAGCGGCGGCCTGCACCTCGGCGTCGTCGCCGACGAGCACCAGCTGGCGTTCCAGCGGGGCGACTTCCTGGTCCGCAACGTGGTCGGCGCCGACCGCGAGCGCGGTGCCCTGGCCGTCGGCGCCACGCTGGAGATCGGCACGACCGTGCAGTTCCACCTGCGCGACGCCGCCAGCGCCGACGAGGACCTGCGCGCCCTCCTGGCCGGCCACGACGCCGACGCGGCGCTCCTGTTCACGTGCAACGGGAGGGGTCGCCGGCTCTTCGGGACCCCCGACCACGACGCCCAGCTGGTGGCCGAGCACACGTCGACGCGAGCGGTCGCCGGCATGTTCTGCGCCGGCGAGATCGGGCCGATCGGGGGGCGCAGCTTCCTGCACAGCTTCACTGCGTCGGTCCTGCTCTTCCCGACCGCATAA